The sequence CGGTGGTGAAGGAGGCTGGAAAAATCAACTGTACCGCGTAGAGATTCATAAAGGTAATCAAGAACAAGATAATTCAGCAGAAGTAACCTTTAAATGGTCTCGAAATAATGGTGCTATAGTATTCCCAATTAAAGAAATTAAATCAGATTATATAGAAGTAAGCAATTTTAGTCGCGATATTTCCGATTCCTTTAAATCCGAGCAATGGGTAGAAATTACCAATGATGTTCGAGAATTGCAAGGTGAACCGGGAACCCTGGTACAGTTAAGAAATATATCGCAAAACAAATTATTTTATAACCCAGCCACAATAGTTAATGACTCTAGTGATTCGTCAACTTTTCCCCAAGGGCACAATCTAAAAATTCGCAGTTGGGATAGTAATCATAGCAATAATCAAGACGCAATTCCTCTAAAATCTTCCGATCGGAAGGTTGTTTTAGAAAACGGCATTCAGCTAGAGTTTGAAGGCGATTCCTTTAAAACTGGCGACTACTGGTTAATTCCAACCCGCGCAGTTAAAGTTAATAAGCATCATATTCAGTGGACTTTTGATAGTTCAGATAAACCCATACCGCAACCACCGGAAGGAATCGAACATCACTATTCTGCTTTAGCTTTATTATCTTATCAAAACAACCAATTAAATCTCGTAGAAGACTTACGAGAAACCTTTCCATCCCTATCTAATTGCTTGGATAAAACAGGCGATATCATGACAGGTGCTTTGGAAATTCAAGATAATCTTTATATTACTGGTAAATCTAATCAAGATAATCAATATATTCCCGGTAAAGTTGGTATCGGAACAAAAGAACCCCAACAAAGACTAGTTATTCTTGATAAAGATGATATTAAAGGTAGAGTCGCAATTGGTTTTAACGATACAGAACAAACTGCCGCTTTAGCAATTAAAGAGAACGTTGGTATTGGTTATTTTAATATACCAAAAACTACTGCTTTAGCAATTAACGGTAAAGTTGGTATCGGTACAAAAGAACCCCAACAAGCATTAGTCATTCTTGATAAAGATGATATTAAAGGAAAAGTTGCTATCGGTTATAACAAAACAGGACAAAAAGCCGCTCTAGCAATTAAAGATAAAGTTGGTATCAATACAATTTTACCTAAGAGCGATTTAAGTGTATTGGGTAACGTTGCCATCGGCTCTACTAACTACACCGAAATTGCTAACGCACCAGATAACGGCTTAATTGTTGAAGGAAATGTCGGTATTGGTAGCCCAAATCCCACCTCTGCAAAATTAGAAGTAAACGGTGATGTCAAGATTACCGGGGATAGTATTAAAAATACCAATAACTTTAAAATTATTGATACTCAAAATCAAGATTGGTTAAATATAAATCCCGATGCAGAATATCCCGGTATTGCCTTATATAATCCCGTGGCGATTTCCAAAGGTGGCTTAGTGATTGGGGAATTAACTAAAATATCTGATGGTGAACTTAAAGTTAGTAAAAATACATTATTAGCAACAACATCTGGTAAAGTTACTATTGGCAATCTCCAACAAGTAAGCGAAAATACGCTGTTAGAAGTTGCCGGTAATACTATCATTGGCTCCTCATACATAGGCGATCGCGCAGCACCAGAAAATGGACTTTTAGTTGAAGGCAAAGTCAATATTGGCGATACGCCAAAAAATAATCAACCAGCCGAAAATGCTCAACTTTATACTCAAGGTGACGCTTATATAAGCAACAAACTTTATACAACTGATTTATCTGTCACGGGGAATATAGAACTTGGAGAATCAACCCAATTATCCATTGCTGAATTAGAAGTTAGTAAAAGTGCTTTCTTAGCAACTGCATCAGGTAAAGTTGGTATCGGAACTCAACAAATACATAATAATACCTTCCTCGGAATAGCAGGAAATACTACCATTGGTTCATCTTATATAAATAGTAAAGCTGCACCAGAAAATGGTCTTTTGGTTGAAGGGAAAGTTAATATTGGCGATACACCAAAAGATAATCAACCAGCGGAAGATGCTCAATTCTATAATGAAGGTGATGCTTATATAAACGGCACGCTTTATACAAAAGATTTAAGCGTTATAGACAATATCGAATTTGTAGAATCAACCCAATTATCTATCGCTGAATTAAAAGTTAGAAAAAATTCCTTTTTAGCAACTACTAGAAATAGTCAAGTTAGTATTGGTAGCCAGCGGAAGCCAAATACAAAAACTCTTATGGGAATTGCAGGAAGTACCACCATTGGTGAATCTTATATAAATAGTAAAGCTGCACCAGAAAATGGGCTTTTAGTTGAAGGAAAAGTTAGTATTGGCGGTACGATACCCCGAAATAATCAACAAGCCGAAGACGCTCAAATCTATACTGAAGGCGATGCTTATATAAACGGCACGCTTTATACAAAAGATTTAAGCATTACAGATAATGTAGAATTTGCAGAATCAACCCAATTATCCATTGCTGAATTAAACATTAGTAAAAATGCTTTCTTAGCAACTACTAAAAACAATCAAGTTAGTATCGGTACCCAGCAAAAGCCGAATGCAAAGACTCTTATGGGAATTGCGGGAAGTACTACCATTGGTGAATCTTATATCGATAGTAAAGCTGCACCAGAAAACGGTCTTTTAGTTGAAGGAAAGGTCAGTATTGGTGGTACTATACCTCGAAACAACGAAGCTAGAACATCACAACTTTACGTTAAGGGCAACGCTTATATTAATGATACTTTGTTAACAGATACCATTGTCTATAACCAAATGATGCAGCGCTCTTCACAGCAGTATAAAGATAATATTACCGAGCTTTCCATTCCAGAAAGTTTGCAAATATTAGAAGATTTAAAGCCTGTTAAATACAGTTATATAACAGATGAAACTAAAAGAATTCACGCTGGATTTATTGCCGAAAAATCTCCGGAAATTTTTACTTCTCCTGACAAAACAATGCTTAATTCCACGGGGATTATCGCAATATTAACCAATGTATTAAAAGAACATATTCATACAAATTCTGCTTTGAATCGCGTCATTGCCAATCAGCAGCAAGAAATTGCTAACTTACGAAAAAGAGTAAATAAATTAGAAGAAAAAAATAATAAATTATTTTGGTAAGTTAGACTCGTCCAAAATATAATCTAGACACTATTTGCAGGTTCATTTATTTTTTTCAATTGGTGTAGAAGAATGCTCTAACATCTCCTTCGCCATTTTTCGATGAATTATATTGACTAATTTCACACCTATTCTTTGACGACAGCGAACTAATATTGAGGCCTCAAAGGTGTTTCATTACTATAAGATAATATCCCTATCAAATATTTTAGATAAGGGTTGTTCTTGATTTACCAAATCAGTCTCTCTATCACTTATTCCTAATTTCTCTTTAATAATTAACGCCCTTAGTGCCATAGGAAAAGATTTAGCAGGTGCCCTTATATCCTCGGAAAAAGTTGAAGCATATTCTTCTTAAAATTCTGACCAAGGTATTAATTAAGCCATCATTACCCAACGATTATCTTCCGACAACTTTCCCTCAAAAGCGAGTTCAAAGTTTTCTAATGATATTTGGGCTTGCTCCTCAAAACGGTATACAAATACTAAAGTACGCGCAGCGTACTACTCGCGGTAATGCAAAGGTTTCGAGTTATTTTAAAGTTTTTTCTTGCACCTGAATATATTCCTCTGGTCTGAAAATGTATGCTGCACAACATTTTCGTGTTAATTCAGCAAGCCCTACATAGCTTGTCGGCTATGAAGATATAAATGACTATGAAACTCTACCTCACGATCCAATATTTACACTTGCAGTTGGAAAAGTAATTAACGCTCCCTAGTAAGGGATTGTCTGCAATTTGAGAGCTTGATTTTTGTTTAATTCCCATTATGGGTATGTAAATATTTATATGTTTTCTGGGAATACTAATTTTATCAAGGCAAAAACAAACGTCTACCATGAGGTAAGCATAAATGACTAATGCAAGTTCCGTTCTTGTGATTCCCGGATATCAAATTAGCTCTCAACTGTATGCAGGCTCTAGAACTAGAGTATATCGAGCAATCCGAGGGCTAGAATCACTTGCAGTAGTTGTGAAATTGCTGACATCTGAATATCCCGGCTTCAACGAATTACTGCAATTTCGTAACCAGTACACCATTAGCAAAAATCTCAACATTCCCGGTATTATTCGTCCTTTATCATTAGAAACTTATGGTAATGGTTATCTTTTAGTGATGGAAGATAGGGGAGAAATTTCTTTACGAGAATACACTAAAACAACAACTCTTTCACTTGTCGAATTTTTGGAGATAGCTATTCAATTAACTAACATTCTCCACGCTTTACGCCAAAACTGTGTTATCCATAAAGACATCAAACCCGCAAACATACTGATTCATCCAGAAACAAAAGAAGTTAACCTGATAGACTTTAGTATTGCTTCTGTGTTGCCCAAAGAAACTCAAGAAATTAAAAATCCTAATGTTTTAGAAGGAACTCTCGCTTATATTTCCCCCGAGCAGACAGGTAGAATGAATCGAGGGATAGACTACCGCAGCGATTTTTATTCTCTAGGTGTGACATTTTATGAATTATTAATAGGAGAATTACCATTTACATCTGAGGATCCTATGGAATTGGTGCATTGTCACATTGCTAAAAAACCTACGGCATTGGGAAACAGGTTTGGGGGAACAGGTAGCAGGGAAAATATCCCAGAAGTACTTTCAGATATTGTCATTAAATTAATGGCAAAAAACGCCGAAGAAAGATACCAGAGTGCTTTGGGATTAAAATATGATTTAGATAATTGTTTATATCAACTAAAAGAAACTGGCAAAATTATAGATTTTGAAATAGCCCAGAAAGACATATGCGATCGCTTTCTCATCCCCGAAAAACTTTATGGACGAGAAACAGAAGTTGTAACCTTGCTAGAAGCTTTTGAGCGTGTCACTAACGGCAATTCAGAAATGATGCTAGTAGCAGGATTTTCTGGAATTGGCAAAACTGCGGTAATCAATGAAGTCCACAAACCAATCGTGCGGCAGCGTGGCTACTTCATTAAAGGCAAATTTGACCAATTTAATCGCAATATTCCCTTATCTGCGTTTGTTCAAGCCTTTCGTGACTTGATGGCACAGCTGCTGAGTGAAAGTGATGTTCAACTAGCAGCATGGAAAACCAAAATCCTCGCCGCAGTAGGAGAAAACGGACAAGTAATTGTGGAGGTGATTCCTGAACTAGAGCGGATTATCGGTAAACAACCCCCTATCCCTGAACTATCAGGCAGTGCTGCTCAAAATCGCTTCAACTTACTATTTCAAAAATTCATCCAACTGTTTACTACCAAAGAGCATCCCTTGGTGATGTTCCTGGATGACTTGCAGTGGGCAGATTCAGCTTCCCTAAACTTGTTGCAGTTATTGATGAGTGAAGCTGGTGGTGGATATTTACTGATTCTGGGAGCCTATCGAGACAATGAGGTATTTGCGGCGCATCCTTTGATGTTGACTCTGGAACAGATTCAGAAAGCAGAAGCGCCAGTGAATACGATTTTCCTAGAACCTTTAAGGGAAATCACGGTGAATCAGTTGGTAGCAGATACCTTGACTTGTAACGAGGAACTGGCTCAACCCCTGACAAAGTTGGTGTATCAAAAAACTAAAGGAAATCCCTTTTTTACAACTCAGTTTCTCAAAGCATTGTATGAAGATGGTTGGATTGAGTTCCAGTCAGAACTGGGTTCTTGGCAATGCGATATAGCGGCAGTGCAGCAGTTAGCATTGACGGATGATGTGGTGGACTTCATGGCATTGCAGTTGCAGAAACTTTCAGTGGAGACGCAAGCAGTTTTGAAATTGGCGGCTTGTATTGGTAACCAATTTGATTTGATTACTCTGGCAATTATTTCCGAACAATCTCCTGTTGAAACAGCAACTAACCTCTGGAAAGCATTACAGGAAGGGCTAATTCTGCCACAAAGTCAAGTGTATAAATTTTATCTGAGCCGTGATGAGTCAGATAGGAATACTAAAAACATCGAAAACGTAGGCTATCGGTTTTTGCACGATCGCGTCCAACAAGCTGCTTATTCTCTAATTCCCGATAACCAAAAACAAGCAACTCATCTAAAAATCGGTGAACTCTTACTCCAAAAAATACCAGCAACGAAGCGAGAAGAAAAAATCTTTGATATTGTTAATCAATTAAATTATGGTGTTGAACTAATTACGGAATCGGCAGAACGAGAAAAACTTGCGACTTTAAATTTATCTGCTGGCTCGAAAGCGAGATTCTCTAATGCTTATAATGCTGCAACCGAATATGCTACTGATGGGATTAAATTGTTAAAAGCAGATTGTTGGCATAGTCAGTATCAGTTGGCATTAGAATTGCACAACCTAGCAGCAGAAGCAGCTTATTTGGCTGGCAATTTTGAATTGATGGCGGAATTTATCCAAAAAGTTTTAGATAGCGTTGAAAATCCCTTTGATAAAATCAAAGTTTATGAAATACAAATTCAAGCCTATGGCGCACAAAATCAACCATTAGCAGCAGTTAAACTTGGACAAGAAATTTTGAAATTATTGGGAATCGAACTCCCGGAAAATATTAGTAATTCTGACATACAGGCTCAACTAAATCAAACTCAATCTCTTTTTGCCGAACAATCTATTGAAGATTTAATTAATCTGCCTGTGATGACGGATAAAACAGCTTTGGCAGCAATGAAAATTTTATCAAACATTACGACTTTTGTGTTTCAAGCAGTTCCAGAGCTATACGTTTTCGTGCCATCGACGCAAGTGAGTCTTTCTGTTAAATATGGTAATTCTGAGCAGTCAGCTTTTGGTTATATAGGCTATGGAATTATTCTCAGTGGGTTAGTTGAAGATATTGATTCTAGCTATAGATTTGGTCAATTAGCGCTTGATGTTTTAAGTCAATTTGATACCAAAGAAATGACTTCAAAAGTGATAAACGGATTTGATTGTTTGATTCGGCATTGGAAGAAACATACTCAAGAAACCGTACAATCGCTCTGGCAGTGTTACTCAGTTGGGTTAGAAACAGGAGATTTAGAGTTTGCGGGAATGAGCCTCCGTTACTACGATACTCATCTATATTTCCTTGGTCGAGAGCTTAAGGCTTTAGCCACAGAGATGGCAACCCATACCCAGGCATTCCAGCAAATGAAGCAATACAGGTTTGTTCAACACAATCAAATTCAAATGCAGAGAGCTTTAAATTTATTAGGAGAAGTTGATGATGTCTTGTGTTTGAAAGGTGAAGCCTGTGATGAAGAGACTTTGCTTCCCCTAATTATGAATGATGGATTTGCACTGATCGAATTTTATTTTACTAAGCTTCAACTCAGTTATTTGTTTGGCAAATATGAACTGGCTCATGAATACGCAGCCCAAGTAGACCGCTACGCTTCTGGTGGTCGATCTTTCGTTATTTCTCGACAATGCAATTTTTACAAATCTCTAGTAAAACTTGCTATATTTTTAAATGTTAGTCAAGATACACAAACACAGCTTCTAAATCAAGTTACAGATAACCAAGAAAAAATGCAACTATGGGCACAACACTGCCCAATGAATGTTTTACACCAATATTATTTAGTAGAAGCTGAAAAATACCGGGTTTTAGGTCAGAATTATGAAGCAGGAGATTTTTACGATCGTGCCATAGGCAAAGCTAAAGAAAACGGCTACATCCAAGAAGAAGCCTTAGCCAAGGAACTGGCTGCCAAGTTCTATCTTAACTGGGGCAAAGAAAAAATTGCCAGCGCCTATATGCAGGAAGCTTATTACTGCTACGCCCGTTGGGGAGCCAAAGCTAAAACAGATTACTTAGAAAAATGCTATCCCAAACTACTAAAGCCCATCCTATTACAACAACGAATTAACCTCAATCCCTGGGAAACTATAGGAAACATTAGTGTTGCTCAGACAATTTCGTCTACTATCACTTCTACTACTGCCAGCCACACTATTTCCGATGCCCTCGATTTTAGTTCCCTTCTTAAAGCCGCTCAAACTATTTCTAGTCGCATCGAATTAGACCAACTCGTTACCTGTCTTACCAAAATTATTCTGGAAAACTCCGGTGCCAAAAAATCTGCATTAGTTCTTCCTGAAAATGCAACTTGGCAAGTTAAAGCAATTACTTCGATTAATCATCAACAAAATTCACCACTTCCAACACAAACCATCCTTGACTCACAATCAATAGATACTTGCGAAGATATTCCCAGAAAAATTATTAACTATGTCAAGAATACCCAAGAAACCATCGTTATAGATAATTGCCAAACAGATATTCCTGGACTAATTGGGGAATATATGATCGAACATCAACCCCAAAGTATTTTATGCATGCCAATTACTAATCAAGGACATTTAGTAGCAATTCTTTATTTAGAAAATAAACTTATAAGCGGCGTATTTACCCAAGAGCGTCTACAAGTCATCAATTTACTTTCCTCCCAAGCTGCAATCTCCTTAGAAAATGCTCAACTTTATCAACAAGCCCAACAAGCATTAGAAGATTTAAAAAACGCACAATTAAAAATAGTTCAAAGTGAAAAAATGTCTGCACTCGGTAATTTAGTCGCTGGTGTGGCACATGAAATGAATAATCCTTTGGGTTTCATTTCTGCGACTCTCGAACAAAGTAAACCCGCCCTTGCCGATATTGTAGAACACCTGGGATTATATCAAGAAAATTTATCAGAACCTGGCGAGGAAATTATTGAACATGCAGAAGAAATCGACTTGGACTACAGCCTAGAAGATTTACCTAAGATGATAGATTCAATGGTGATGGCTTGCGATAGATTGAAAAATATTAGCACAAGTTTGAGAACTTTCTCTCGTGCTGATAAAGATTACAAAGTAAAGTTCAATATCCATGATGGGCTAGATAGCACAATTTTAATTCTCAAACATCGCCTCAAAGCCAATGACAAACGTCCAGCAATTGAAGTTATCGCCGATTATGGGGAAATATCACAAATTGAGTGTTTTCCCGGTCAATTAAATCAGGTATTTATGAATCTTTTAGCTAATGCCATTGATGCTTTAGATGAGTCTAATGATGGACGGAGTTATGAGGATATTAAAGCTAATCCCAACAAAATTATCATTAAAACTCTAACTGAAAATGAACAAATCAAAATATTAATTAGTGATAATGGTAAAGGAATGAGTCAAGAGGTGAAAACACAAATATTTGACCATTTATTTACTACTAAAGGTGTCGGTAAAGGTACTGGTTTGGGATTAGCGATTGCTAAACAAATTGTTGAGGAAAAACATGAGGGTTGCCTAGAAGTAGAATCCGAGTTGGGAAAAGGTACGTCATTTTATATCAAACTGCCAATAATCAGTTGAATAATCTCATTGACATCAAAATAACCAATAACATGATGCGGTGGTGGAAGGAACGAGTTTAGTAAGATGAAGCTTTTTTTAGTCGATGAGACACCAGCACGAAGGCGGGAATCCGTTTTTAGCTACAAACCATCAAAAAATCAGGAGTCAAATAAATGTTGGATTGTATTGTAATTGGAGCTGGCCCAGGAGGTCTAGTTACCACCAAAGAATTACTCGAACAAGGACTCAGCGAGGTCGTTTGTTTGGAGCAAGCAGAAAGTGTCGGAGGCGTTTTTGCCAATACCTATGACAATTTAGTGCTAACTTCCTCTTGCACTTATAGTATGTTTTCGGACTTTTGGATGGGTAATGGAAACCAACACAAATTTTGGACGAAGAACGAAGCTGTTGACTATTGGAAACGATATGCCAAACATTTTGGCGTTTTGGGTAAAATTCGCTTCAATTCTAAAGTTGTTGCGGTGACTGAGCAAGGTAATCGAGGGTGGCAAGTTCAACTGCTCTCTGGAGAGACTTTGCGCTCAAAACGAGTGGCATTGGCGATTGGCAACAACAGTATTCCAAATTATCCCCAGTGGAAAGATTCATTAACTGAGGTGGAGTTTTCTCATTCCCAAAAATATCGCAATGCAAGTAACTTTGTAGGCAAAAATGTATTAGTGGTGGGCGGAGGCGAGTCAGCTTCAGACATAGCCCTAGAAATATCTGGAGTTGCCAAAAATTGCTGGGTTAGCCTTCGTAATTCAACTGGGTTTGTAGTACCTCGCAAGAGAGGCAAACGTGCTAATGACATCAGTACTAATAGAGGTATATACGGATTGCCAAGAGAATATGGTCATACTCTGAGTAAAATTATCTCTCGCCAGTGGTCGAGCTACAAAGATCCAATCGAGAAAACAGCAGTTAGGCTGAACGAGAAGGTCAAATCTCGAAATGGACTTTGGGGAACTTATGGAACTAAAACTTATGCCTTACCCAAGGCAATCGCCCATCATGGGTGTAAAGTCGTCGGTGAAATAATCGGCGTAGAAGATGGGGGCAGAACGCTACTGGCTGTCGATGGAGAAACCCTGCATTCGGTAGATGCCGTAGTATTTTGTACTGGCTACCAAAACTATATGTCTTTCCTTCCCGAAGAACTCAAGAAAACTGACCCTCGAAGTCTTTACAAACATATGTTCCATTCCCGGTATCGAGATCGGATAGTTTGGATTGGCTTGGCACGTCCGGGGTTCGGTAGTCAGTTTCCAATAATGGAAATGCAAGCCCGATTGTTTAGCTTAATCTGTACTGGCGAAAAAACTCTTCCTGCTGCTGTCGCAATGGAGAAAGCCGCATCTGTAGACCGACAGAAGTATTTACAACAGTTTGAACATAATGCCCATCGCATCCGTAGTTTGGTTGATTATCATATTTATATGGATGAACTAGCCGATTTAATTGGCTGTAAACCTCCTTTGTGGAAATACTTTTTCTTACATCCTCGCCTCTGGTTACGTCTGGTATATGGTGCGACTCAGGCAACTCAGTTTCGTTTGCGAGGTCCAGGACAGAAGGAAACTTGGGCTAAAGAAGCGATCGCTAAATTACCGGTTGTTCAATTTAATTATTTCTTTCTAGCTGGTCTAAGAGGTCGCGCCATCTATAGCTTCAAGGCTATCGTTAAGGGGATGGGACTAATCCGGGAGCAACGCGATTTCGTAAAAATGAGTGCGATCGCCAAGATTCAATCTGCGTATCTAAAATATTTAAGACATTAATTTGTTTTAGCTGACAATCTTAACGGCACAAACGTTTTCGCCATTCATCTTTTTGGCTAAGTATTATGAAAATATACTGAACTTATATATGAAGATTCACTGAAAATACATAAAAAAAACGATACAAATTCAATAATTTTCTCAGTTGCCAAAATACTTCTTTATAAGACAACATAGAAGCATGAACGCATATATTTTCGGCTAAATAAGCAAAAAATTTTGGTTCTCCCGGAGAAATTGGCTATGATAAATTAATCATAAAAAAAGGTTAAAATAATTGATGTAGCAAGGTTATAGCAATATAAAATTTAAAGTTTAAATTTTAATAAAAATGTGCTTTTTTTGTCTAAAATCCTTGCTATATCACAATTAAAGTTGGTATTAAATATTAATTTACATAACTAGTCTGGGAGACCTAAAATCTTTCAGTAATTTTGAAACAGAATTGAGCAAAAACTCTCAAATTTAAAAAATTAAGGTATAACATGTTAACTTTACAATCGATAGAAAATGTTGAGGATGTAATATCGTCAATAGAAAATTTTGAGGATACACTATCTTCAATAGAAGATGTTGAAAATGCACTACAGTTAAAATTTCATAAGCAAGTAACTGAGCCGGGCATAAAGAATCCAGTCAAGTTTTTGCAAAGATGGTCATATCTTTCTACCCAAGTAACACGACTTGCTGGAGCTGCATTGAGTCGCGCACATCTCGCAGACATTCAATACTTATTAGCAGAAATTGCTTACAGCGAGTGTGGTCTGGGAAATAAAGACGAAACTCACAGTAAACTAATGATTGAGTTGATTAATAAATCTCCTCATGCTGATGCCATTACTCAAAGATTAGATACATACTTCTTAAATTTATTTGAAGAAACAATTCTCGAATTATCCCAGATGAGCCAAGAAGAAGCAGTTGGATTTATTGTTTCCCTAGAAGCTCCTGCTTATCAAATTCTGGAATTGCTAAAACAAACTTCTATAGCTGTTGGTATTTTTGAAGTGGACTTCTTAAACTCTGAGTATTTTTTGATTCATGATGCTATGGAAAAAGAACACCAAAAATCATGTAATGAATCAATGCAAGTTGTTGTAGATAATGGATTGGAATTAAGTAAAATTTACAAGGGCGGCGAGAGAGGAATTAAGTTTCTTGTTGAATTCCTTGGGTGCTGATTTTTGAGGTAGACTTCTTCAACTATGAGTATTTTTTGACTCATACATAATGACTCATGACACTCGATTTTTGGGTAAAAACAAACGGTACTTGGATCAATGCCATCAGTGTTATTTTGGGTACAGCTGGCGGTATGCTCTTGAAACACCGCCTTCCCTTGAGAATGCAGCGTATTATCACCCAAGGAGTAGCGTTGATTACCCTATTCATTGGTTTTCACATGGCTCAAAGCCTGTTACAAGTCAAAAATAGTCGAGTTGATGGGGTCGTATTAGGACTAGTTGCCATCATCATCGGCGGGCTGTTGGGTGAATGGTGGCATCTAGAAGAGAGGCTTTATCGGGTGGGGGAGTTTCTGAAAGTACGCTTTCAAAAAAGTGGCTATTTCACAGAGGGGTTTGTTGCCGGTAGTTTGCTATTCTGTGTGGGACCAATGGCTTTAATAGGCAGTCTCAACAACGGTTTAACCGGGAATAACACTCTGCTGATATTGAAAGCGACAATGGATGGTATAACTTCTATAGCTCTTGGTAGTAGCTTTGGTATCGGAGTCGGATTTTCATCTTTAGTAATTCTGGTTTACCAAGGCGGTGTCTCCCTCTTAGCTGGATTTTTAATTCAATCTTTACCAGATCCAACTCACGATCCCCACTTATTGCTGATTACTGGTGTGGGTGGTTTAACAGTTATAGGTTTGGGATTTAACTTATTAGAAGTGTCTCAGGTGAGAGTAGCTTCCTTTCTCCCAGCCTTGCTCGTAGCACCACTTCTCTATTTTTTGTGCCAGTAAATCGAACAGTTTTTTTT comes from Rivularia sp. PCC 7116 and encodes:
- a CDS encoding DUF6519 domain-containing protein, yielding MKGDFTRFTFKPEKHYTSVLMQQGRVQLDADWNEQANIHAYFNQSIAQDMIGNSGVAKTSGGFEIQIIDNSTDLLITPGHIYVDGILCELEGNLFDVTERVNIQSNQKQIELKSIYIDNRILEKGEWLEVELIDKNNNNQLSKKQLQIQEVDKKNQLLTFRNTENIDGDIKQLRRLTTYNNQPDYPQEIQIDSKDNSKTFVEGKNYLAYLDVWQRNISAIEDKDIREIALQGSDTATRTKTVWQVKLLELENNHISKHNLHTSTKWEALKKRNVYLNVDDTNASGGEGGWKNQLYRVEIHKGNQEQDNSAEVTFKWSRNNGAIVFPIKEIKSDYIEVSNFSRDISDSFKSEQWVEITNDVRELQGEPGTLVQLRNISQNKLFYNPATIVNDSSDSSTFPQGHNLKIRSWDSNHSNNQDAIPLKSSDRKVVLENGIQLEFEGDSFKTGDYWLIPTRAVKVNKHHIQWTFDSSDKPIPQPPEGIEHHYSALALLSYQNNQLNLVEDLRETFPSLSNCLDKTGDIMTGALEIQDNLYITGKSNQDNQYIPGKVGIGTKEPQQRLVILDKDDIKGRVAIGFNDTEQTAALAIKENVGIGYFNIPKTTALAINGKVGIGTKEPQQALVILDKDDIKGKVAIGYNKTGQKAALAIKDKVGINTILPKSDLSVLGNVAIGSTNYTEIANAPDNGLIVEGNVGIGSPNPTSAKLEVNGDVKITGDSIKNTNNFKIIDTQNQDWLNINPDAEYPGIALYNPVAISKGGLVIGELTKISDGELKVSKNTLLATTSGKVTIGNLQQVSENTLLEVAGNTIIGSSYIGDRAAPENGLLVEGKVNIGDTPKNNQPAENAQLYTQGDAYISNKLYTTDLSVTGNIELGESTQLSIAELEVSKSAFLATASGKVGIGTQQIHNNTFLGIAGNTTIGSSYINSKAAPENGLLVEGKVNIGDTPKDNQPAEDAQFYNEGDAYINGTLYTKDLSVIDNIEFVESTQLSIAELKVRKNSFLATTRNSQVSIGSQRKPNTKTLMGIAGSTTIGESYINSKAAPENGLLVEGKVSIGGTIPRNNQQAEDAQIYTEGDAYINGTLYTKDLSITDNVEFAESTQLSIAELNISKNAFLATTKNNQVSIGTQQKPNAKTLMGIAGSTTIGESYIDSKAAPENGLLVEGKVSIGGTIPRNNEARTSQLYVKGNAYINDTLLTDTIVYNQMMQRSSQQYKDNITELSIPESLQILEDLKPVKYSYITDETKRIHAGFIAEKSPEIFTSPDKTMLNSTGIIAILTNVLKEHIHTNSALNRVIANQQQEIANLRKRVNKLEEKNNKLFW